Part of the Hemibagrus wyckioides isolate EC202008001 linkage group LG09, SWU_Hwy_1.0, whole genome shotgun sequence genome, TAGATTTCAGAAATGTTCTCTGGGGTTTGAATATGAATCTAAAACTGAATTTGAGACATTCTTGCTGAATCACTGCATGAAATTAAGATTCATGTAAAGGAGTGAAAGATTCACAGTGAGTTTAGAGATTTCTCACACACTCGATTTGACCTTTGGAATAGAAGATATTTGATATTTGTGTGAGATTGAGATTAGAGTGAGAGATTGCCAGAGGGAATGAGAGAACCGACGCAGGAACATCACCACATCAGAAGATAAACCTGTTTCAGCCACAAAGCTTCAGGATGAAATTTGAGGATCTCTTGGAGGAACTCGAAGGCTTTGGAAGGTTCCAGAAGATGATTGTGTTCCTCAgttttattggtcgattcacaCTCCCTTGTCACTTCCTGCTGAACAACTACATTGGTGCTATCCCTCCTCACTACTGCAACCTCGGCTCTCTGGATGGGAATCTAACAGAAGAGCAGAGACTGACCATCAGCATTCCCAGACAGGAAGACGGGACCTTCACTTCCTGCCACATGTTCTCAGAACCACAGCTCCATCTACTAGATGATGAGTTGAACTTCACAGATGTTCCAGTTGTTGAATGTCAGAATGGATGGACTTATGATAACAGCACCTTCGTCAGCACTTTAGCTACAGAGGTACGTTACATCAGGAAACCATCAGAAGTTTCATGTAGGAATCATTTACATCTTCATCtgatcattctctctctcctctctctctctttctctctctctcccagtggGATCTGGTGTGTGAGAACAGAGGGATGAATAAAGTGATGGCCACCATCTTCTTCGTTGGAGTGATGATAGGAGCAGCCATATTTGGCAGTTTGAGTGACAGGTCTCATTTAAACACTCACATTAAATGATAGCTtcatattttagattttatctcCTTTCAGATGATATTAAATCTCCCTGCTCTGAGTTCTCCTCGTTCCTCCTCCAGCCTGGATGTTCTTGTACATTTCAGTGTCATGTCGTTCCTCAGATATGGCCGTAAGACCATGCTGCTGGTGTCGTACGTGCTGGCTTTGTGCTTTGCGATGGCGAGtgtgttctcctcctccatcattATGTTTGCAGTGCTGCGGTTCTTCACAGGCATGAGCATCACCGGCATCGTCATCGTCACCAGCGTCCTCAGTGAGGAATGCCTCCATGGCAGGAGAAATGTCTCAGATACACTGGCATACAACAGATTTCACAGATTTTAAAGATTATACACAGATTTCCCAAAgaagaagatgtgtgtgtgtgtgtgtgtgttctcagatGTGGAGTGGGTGAGTATAGAGAGCAGGAAGTTGGTGGGTGTGATTGACAGTTTGAGCTGGACTTTCGGTTACATGGTGCTTCCTGTCATGGCgtacggagtgagagactggaGATGGTTGACCGTGACGGTCACTTTACCGCTCGCTGTGGCCTTAATTAGCTGGAGGTCAGGACTTTTATAACATGCCATAAAGCAACATGATTTATAATAACATGTagcataaaatatataaaacacactgtCACGTTCAAACATCAGGAAAAGTGACATCATTACTGACCACTGACCAACAATAGGAAACACTGACCATATAAGGGAATgtattgtaaaaaaaagtgtttagtgTTCTAAAGGTCACTCTGTTAATGGGTTCTTCCAGCAGGACAACTGAAGAACCCTTAGTTCCAGATGTGGCACTGCTACATGTTTAGAGAACTGAATATCTGATGTTTATTAACTGGATTTCGGAATTCAGAAAAACTCACTCTCAtgattgtgtgttttaatgacagGTGGGTTCCTGAGTCGGCTCGCTGGCTAATCGCTAATGGTAACATAGAGAAAGCTCAGTGTTACTTACAGACATGTGCCGTGATGAACAGGAGGACGAGAGCAATCTCCATCCTGAAACCagaggtaagagagagagagagagagaaacagaggcagAGTAAACTCTACTTTAGTTTACTTTACTTTAGTTTTGtgccattttgtgttttttggttCAGGTATACTGCCATTTTGACCTGATCAAGGATTAAATgaatcagttggcacctgatcCTATGTCTCCTAACGTATTTAAAACCCATAATGAAATGTTAGTTTAAatgaacattaaataaattttaatggTAGTTAAAATGTTAGTTTAATTTGTCAGTGTCTGTAATAATAAGGTGTGTTAAAGACTCAGCATAGCAAACCTTCAGCTCGCTCATGTGTGCTGGTGTTTAGTCGTTCTTCTCCTGTCATTAGTAAGACCTTTACTtgtgattattatatattagcTATCTCTGATATCCTTCCCACTgctgatgtcatttcctgtagCAGAGCACAGAGTCTTAAAGCAGGTCTAGTTAATCAGTGATAATCCAGAGCCAGGgtcagggagcagacaagcaggctaaACTGACCACATGCTAGCTGCAGTGACTGGTCACCCAGGGTTCAACATAGAGACTGACCCAGGGCCATGATCTGAattcctttatttctttatctcaatttaattacatttcctGCTGCAGGTTCTCTCCTCTATAGTGTCTGAGGGAGGAAACAGGACATACTCCTATCTGGACCTGATGAGGACACCAAAGATGAGGAGACTGGCTCTGCTGACCGGACTTACCTggtgtggagaaaaaaacacatttcattcaTGTCCACTTTGatcattatctctctctctctctctctctctctctctctctctcacacacacacacacacacactgcataaatCACATTATATGATGATCATACATGTTTCATGTGCATTTCTCTCCTTACTTTCCTCATCTTTGGACCTCCTCTGGCCTCCACCATCTAAACCCAGGAACATGTAGAGACTGGTTCCTTGGCTATCTGATGTGTTACTCAGAAATCAGAGAAAATTAAGAATAGCTGAGAGAAAGTTAAAGAAATCAGAACTTGCCTCTTGCTGCACTCTCCTGTCCAAATTCTCACCTGAAGTGACCTCTGCTAAGACGGAGGTCCTCAAGGAAAAGTTGAAAAATTCCGCACACAATCCTCATCTGTTCCATAACTTCAACCCTCGGCTCCTCCTACACCATCTGATCCATCTTCTCCTCCTGGAAATAGACTTTGTCACATTTTATGAGCAATTGAAcattgagggccttgctcaggggcccagtggtggcagcttgatggacctgggatttaaactcacaaccttctgatcagttgcCTAacaccactgagctaccacatccctcacCCTGACAATCTGAGTGTTGTTCTTACTATATCTCCTCCCATAGTTTTCAGACTGATGGTATTCCATGTCTGTGTCCTAGTCACCCATTACCATGACAGTAAGGGTGTTAATAAGGGAGTCTGCTTAATGctctaaatataaatgtaaatattttttatctttcacTCTCTTCATGTGTAACCTTGTGCTTTCCAGGTACGGTGTGGCTTCCACTTACTATGGGATCAGCTTTAACATCAAAGGATTTGGTATGGATCTCTACTTGAACCAGTTCCTCTATGGTACTGTGGAGATTCCTGCTAAAGTTGTTGTCTATGTGCTGCTGGACCGGATCGGGCGGCGGCGCACTGAGGTGGGCGGTCTCCTGTTGTCCGGCTGCGCGCTCATCAGTAATGTCTTTATACCAAAAGGTAAGGAGCTGACATTACAAATTTGAACCAGACAgtcttaatgaaggaggcgtggcctctgaacCTTTCACTTCTAATGAAGAAGACGTGGCTTCTGGACCTCTCAGTtataatgaaggaggtgtggcctctgaaccTCTTCATtataatgaaggaggcgtggcctctaaaCCTCTCAGTTataatgaaggaggtgtagcctcttgacctgtctgtctgtctgtctgtctatagaTCAGTGGATTGTGCGCTCAGTGATTGGAGTTCTGGGTAAAGGTTTCGCCTCCATTGCTTTCTCAACACTCGTCCTATACAGCTCTGAACTTTACCCCACTGTTAtcaggtaatacacacacaggtttttttttaagtctttaTGGTAATCAGGTAatcaataaatctctctctctctctctctctctctctctctctctctctctctctatatatatatatatatatatatatatatatatatatatgtgtgtgtgtatgtgtgtgagacagacagaatgggATGGGCTATAACTCCTTCATGGGGCGACTGGGCGTGGCTTTAGCTCCTCTGATTCTCCTACTGGACGATGTGTGGACTCACCTGTCGCAGGTGATTCTGTGTGTCATTGCGCTGATTACAGGTGCGGTGGCCAGTCAGTTACCTGAGACGATGGACAGGTGTCTCCCTGAGACTATAGAGGACATCGAGGGGACAAGGTCAACATTTATATcactttatatttaatttatagtgtaaagaagtttatttatttatttatatcacagACAATtctactgtatataataatctaataaagtAACATGTTTATGGTCACTAAGAGCAGCTttgtatttataaattaatatttatatattttaaatattgtgaTCTGTTCAAAgattttttatgaatttattttaataattaatttttttattgacatatcagtagacattttttaaaaatattttttctttacaaattaCACATTAGTTCCTCTAttacatcttcttctttttttttttttaatttatgtttatttttaatgaatttcgGGACCAGTCATGTGGTAGTTCCAGTCCAGGAGAAAGGAGTACAAGAACAAGAAAATGGATGCTAGGAAGAAATTTTATTTCTGCCCTTTATCTATGTATTAGGAAGTTTTATTCACTAAGTTCATCATTCAACATGAAATATTCAGAAATGTGTTCTTTTACTAATTaatgatggaaagaaaaaattgaaagataattaaattcattatgGGAATTTTAATTCTTTATAATATGTGTGATTTTCTCAttctcatcttttatttaaaataaaattgtatatgtgtttatgtttaaataaagaatatttgatttaaaataattcaatgtaatttaatttaatatgtaAACTGTCTGTAACTGAAAACTGATCAAAATAATATCAGAACAAAATGAGTTTTACACTATTCTtatttaccccccccccaacacacacacagtctctataTTAGACCCATGTCTGAAAatctaaacaacaaaaaaacataagttGATAAAATCCACATCAAAGCGTGAGCACTTTAATAAATAAGGGTTGTTCAGCTTCAAAAAGCTCTCTGTTAGAAAACCTTTGCTCTACAGAAGGCTCTCTGTCCGTGTCTCAGCGCCCAGTTCCTCCCAGTAAATACAATAATATCTTTTAGAAATAATGgacactgaaactgaaaataataataattttatttcatgtacATGTTACATCATGATCATGTGTAAATAATCTGCagataaatttatttattaatgtttttaaaaaaaataaatattcagaagGTGAAGATGTCAAAATAACTGTGACGACTCACCGGCAGCAGACTGCTTAGGCTCCATTAGCAGAGCTTTAGACCGTAACACCAACTCGCAATCCAATAAACGAAGCACAAATCCAAAACGTCAGTCACAACGTCAGTCCGAATCACAAATCCAATAACTGAAAGCCAAAATACACAAATGGTAATCCAACATGAGAAATCCAATACAGACAGTAAACCATGGTTTGCATGCCACTTAAAACCCAGGAAGTATTCCTTCGGTGGTGGAACCAATATTTGGGCGAGGGTTCCCTCTGGCAACCTGATGCCAGCAGCGATGTTACAATAACAAATTAAGTATATCAGGGATTGGCAACAGAATTTATtctaaataaatcatgtgtAATTTCTGCACGTTTTTTTCTGCTAAACTAACTTATAGTTTacttatattataatttaaaacTAATTAATTATAGTTATAGGATTTAGCAtgcttttaaatgcatttgttgAAAAAGGTCAAAGCTCAAAAGCATCATTGAACATACATGGAAGCTGAAATCTGAAAGTATTAAATGATATATGTAGCTGAAATTATGCAGAGGTAGTGGAAGTTCAAAGTGGATTATGTTTTCAAAATTCTGTCAGTGACATTAGAAAAAAATTCCTGAAAAAggctatatatttttaaagtagAAAATTGCAGTGGAAACATAAATATCCTTAAAGAGCAGAGAGAAACTGTTGATACGGTCTTGAAAATGGCTgaaaaaaatcagctgaaatGCTGAATCAAAAATGGAAAGCTGAAATAAATTGTGTGACGAGGATATACCCATGACCCCGGCTGACTATGGCAGCAGCTCGACAAGGTCCATGCTGATTCTGTCAAAgaggatagtgatgatgatggggagTGGAATGAATGGAAGGAGAGCTTTGATACAGTAGGCACTGCTAGAAGAAAGCGCACACTTCGGCATCCGGGTGCATAAGGAGCTTTGTTCTGGACTGCAGAACCACAAGGAGGTCACACTGTTAGCCGGCTCCACTTCGTATGATGGTATAGAAGACCTCCATCGATGTCCTGCACCCAGCCCCAGCAGTGCTTAAGCCAGTCCACCTCTCTCTGCTCCCAGCCGAGACTCCCCTCATGTGAGACCTGGAGAAACACAGAAGACAACGAGTTATTGTCATTATGGGTCTCACCATAATTactgatgatgtctgatggtccCGATGGTTGCCAGGGCCTGTGGAGAGCCTCATGTCACTCGCTCCTGCCAAAATTCCAGGGTTGCCAGTTAATGCTCCAGTGCTTCCAACATCTCTCTGGGTGTGCTGGAGCCCAACAGCCTTACACTCCTCTGGCGGCAGAGCACTCAAATACCGGTCCATGATCACTCTCTCCATTCAGCTTTTTCGGTActtcacacatttatttcagtGAAAGAAATAAGTCCAAACCTCTCAATGTcaacattttgttatttatttagaaattttaCACACTAGACAAAATAAATCCCTACAACTACAACATCCAGGGCATAGTGTGagcaacatccctttaacaatAAAAACAGTCACTGCTCTATGGCACTCATTGACTTTCTGGCAACGTAAAGAATTCTCCTGCGCAAGAGAGAAGGGTGTAACCTCTGCTGctatcactgagacagaaggGTAGGTTGAAAGTGGTACAGCAGAATGACTTGTTGTTGAAGGCCAGAGTGTAAAGAACATAACCCATTACCtggcaacaataataataattctattttaaaaataacaatggGCCCTATTTTTCCTGGGCTTTGTAAATATTCTACAAAATCAAATTACCCTTCAGTAGGAACAGGCAGTTATTTTTGCATGTTTACCTCCACTGTCTGTGATGTTTGtataatttgtaatatttaccaataaattcaattcaattcaattttatttgtatagcgcttttaacaaagagcattgtctcaaagcagctttacctgaaaaacgacataagaaaacaacaaacatataaacagacagacagacagacagtcctagatgttatcccaagtgagcaagcctgaggtgactgaggcgactgtggcaacgaaaaactcccttagatggtaagaggaagaaaccttgagaggaaccagactcaaaagggaaaccatcctcatttgggtaaaTAGCAGGCTACCACTAGTGGTTTCTCCATACTAAGGTTTCTGACATCTCACATAACTTTAATGTTACAATTTGTTTAACATAAATAGTATGGTATGGAATTTACCAATTTACTTAATCCTTGTCCAGGTATTTGACTTCAGCCGGTGTGTTAGCTGCAGCTACTTTTGCTATTTTGCTGCAGGGAGATCGGGCTGCCAAATATAGTACACTCTTGAGCTTTTGATTAGGTGCTTTCTGAGGTTAGATGTGTTTCCATGGCCAGCCTTGCATTAAGAATTACAAATAAGATAAGACTTTAGTaatcccacagtggggaaattcaaTTGTCACAGCAGTTGAACAGACAGTTAATGTGCAGGTTTttaactgaaagaaagaaagaaagaaagaaagaaagaaagaaagaaagaaagaaagaaagaaagaaagaaagaaagaaagaaagaaagaaagaaagaaagaaaaagaaatttaagacaaatagtaaaagaaaagaaaattatgtaaaattataaaagacgaataattttaaaaaatattgcacaatacaaatagtaaaagaaagtaagattatataaaattataaaatataaaaaaattaaaatataaaataaaatgatattataAATTATTGCAAATAGTGTTGTCTGCGTCTAATTTTGCAACCACACTTGTGAACGTTTTTGGTTAGCCATTGTTGTGTTTGAACAAGTTGCAGGGGTGACGTTGCATCACGTGGTAACGTTACATCACGTGGTgacgctctctctttctctaacaTATTCTCACACGGCTCCCAGATGCGTTCTCAGGTACCAAAATTTGGGACTGATTGATTTCAGGTGAATTGGTACTCTGTAGTACAGACATAATTTGGTCGGTACCCTTAACACGTACAGAGTTCGGTAGCCAACCCTACTCAGCACTGTGGGTGTAATAGGCCAATTGGGCCACCCCAGAGAGAAAAGGGGCCAGGATCTGAGCCCATTCTTCAGCGGGCCATTGCTCTCTGCTGGTGATCTGCTTAGAGCTTTGTAAAAATGTCCAACGACTTTGCCGCTGCTCATTTTGGTAAGGGCATGCTGGGCATCATGGCAGGGGCTGGAAAGAGTGGTAGTGGTGGAGAGCAAGCTTCTTAAGAGTCATTAGTTCTGCCGTAATGACATGTAGGTTCTGGGCCAGCTCCTGTAGCTGGAAACTCAAGCAGGTGTTTTAGCATTTGGTCCATTTTCGGCAGGTGACGTGGATCTGTGTTCATGCCCACATTCTCCACCAGTTCAGTGACTCAGGCTGCGAGGGCAGAACACAGATGCACCAGAGACAGGATCTTATATAAAAGGTGTAGTTTATTTTGTCAAGTGCAAATGAATATGTCACAGTGAAGGTGCAAAGAAAGGTCGTGATAGTTATCTAGGTCAGCGGTGTGCTCTGTGGTCTGCAGTGAGGAGTGGTGATGAGGCTGGCAGGGTTGGAGTGGGAACCATCTCCATTTGGCGAGTTTATTGTGAAAAAGGATTATCTAAATTACAGACGAAGAAACAGAATTTTTAGGTTAAACCAAAGTATATCACGTTtataagatgaggtcataaacaaTGGTAGCACACAGTCAGGCCAGGGCAGAGCATGCCGAGATATATTAGCATATATCAATGCCCTCTTAAGTCCCAATGGGACATATGCATGTTCATCAAAGGAGCATCAAagtctcactgctcactggGCCATCCCACAGCCCCAACCTCACACGACAGTTACCCTTTAAGGCTGCACATGCCAGAGGTCAGTGGGTGGTCCTGTCCAGCGAGAAGCAAGGACTACTTTGTTGTGTTGAGTGGAACTGCTCCATAAATGTTGATTAGGGTGTTGAGTAGGGTACATACGGTTCGCCTAACACAAGCAGAAATGCAATTAAGTAAACACGAtaacaacagaaaaacaaaaacaatgaataCAACGCCTGGTACTATGGAATCCAAAATCCAATAGCATTATGCATCATGCATTGAACAAATTGTGAGCAATTTCACAGGTCAAATTTCCCACAACACTGCTGCTAAGGCATAAGTATACATGCACATGAGCATAAGTATATAAAAAACATGTCTTTGTTGAATTGCTTCTTTTCTACACAATGGTAGAGTTAGTCTATAACGATAACAATGTGAGCAGGTTCTGGAATAACTAAAGAGTCTACAAAACCAGTGTTTAGGAACCATCTAGTCTTCTAGTCCTTCTAGTCTTCTAGTTCTAGTCTTAGTTGGATTATCAGACATGTGTAAAAGCTAATACATAGGTTTTCTATATGTGTATACAAaaaggtgagatgaggtgaggccCCCTAAGGGCTGCTTGATTGCTGAGTTTCTCCTTTCTCTGAAGAACCTTGTTAATGTTAGGAGAGATAAGGACTTTTACTAGTACTGCATCACCTGGGAGAATAAGCGTGAGTTGGCTGCTCATTGAGTAGTGGGACAGAGGCGAACACAATACCATAAACACTGTTCAATTTTTCAACTACCTGAAAAAGAAATACCAGGATTACCTTTAGTCCAAGGGGTTAGAAATGACCTGCCCATAATTATCTCAAAGGGAGATAGTTGAATTTTAGATGTGATGTCATACGATTTTCTCAATGAACTGAGGGCAGGAGCTCCACCCAGTATCAGGCTTAATTTGAGCCGGATCCTGCTGGATCCTGTTCCGGAAAATGTCCGATTTTCGTGTTTTGCGTTCcggtatttattttaatcgaTCCGG contains:
- the LOC131358816 gene encoding solute carrier family 22 member 7-like — encoded protein: MKFEDLLEELEGFGRFQKMIVFLSFIGRFTLPCHFLLNNYIGAIPPHYCNLGSLDGNLTEEQRLTISIPRQEDGTFTSCHMFSEPQLHLLDDELNFTDVPVVECQNGWTYDNSTFVSTLATEWDLVCENRGMNKVMATIFFVGVMIGAAIFGSLSDRYGRKTMLLVSYVLALCFAMASVFSSSIIMFAVLRFFTGMSITGIVIVTSVLNVEWVSIESRKLVGVIDSLSWTFGYMVLPVMAYGVRDWRWLTVTVTLPLAVALISWRWVPESARWLIANGNIEKAQCYLQTCAVMNRRTRAISILKPEVLSSIVSEGGNRTYSYLDLMRTPKMRRLALLTGLTWYGVASTYYGISFNIKGFGMDLYLNQFLYGTVEIPAKVVVYVLLDRIGRRRTEVGGLLLSGCALISNVFIPKDQWIVRSVIGVLGKGFASIAFSTLVLYSSELYPTVIRQNGMGYNSFMGRLGVALAPLILLLDDVWTHLSQVILCVIALITGAVASQLPETMDRCLPETIEDIEGTSHVVVPVQEKGVQEQENGC